The Vigna angularis cultivar LongXiaoDou No.4 chromosome 6, ASM1680809v1, whole genome shotgun sequence genome contains the following window.
GCTAATTACGTAAACAGCAcctttgattattatatttgtagtgAATGCGATTTGtagtattaaaatttaactcaaCCTCCTTTCTcatcttagatattttatttcaccGTTATCTGTGCATTATTCCGATCTCTGTTATCACATAAAAGTGTGTGCCCTATGAGtttacaaattaaaagcaaGTTAATGTTTTTGATCTATTTTGACTGGTTAAAAAGCCTAATGATATGTAAACTTACCAGGTACCACTTGATTTCCCAATGCATTTGCAGGGCTTCGCCAGGAAAGAGCCAAGGTTTATAGTCTCCAAGCTTGGCTGCCAAATGCAAAGCACTGTTTCCTTCGTTATCCACACTCCCGAATATACTCTCCTTCAGATTTTTCTTCTTGAGCAATAAGTCATATAAGTAGGTTTGCCTGTTCTCCACTGCCAATAAcactatatttttcttattcgCATCCATATCATGAACAGCTACAGGAAACGACTCCATGATTTTCTCTACCATTTCTGTCACTCCGTTCTTTGCAGCTATTAATATCGGTGTCTCACGCACCTTTTCTTCCATGTTAATCTTCTCGTTCCCTGCACATAAAAGTAAACCTCAATACCCAACACTAATTTATACACGCGTCGATTatgtgaaaaattaaaaaagtaaatacaaGCTGATGCAGAACGAAACGCACAGAAATAGTGTTATACCATTCTTTTGTTGCTTGTCTTCGGTGTTACGGTCCCAAGTAACATTACCCCACTCATCAAAACAATAAGGGTTTGTGTGGTGATCTTTATTCTCCAATTTTTGCTCGGGTACGCTGCCATCGTCAGCATACTCATACGTGGAAGCTTTTGCCAGAAGAACATCTACTATTTGAGCGGACCACACGTGTTTTTCCTTCCTTCTAGTTATCCTCTTTATGTTTGCTGACCCTTTTGTAGTttcataataacaaatattttcactttATAATAAAACCAAAGAATCAAAATTGCATATTAATCATAAGAGACAAAGATATTCAATTGAACACACACATATGTGGGAGAGAGAAACAAGATGAGAGTGACAAGAGTACTGCTCACAATTAAATTTAGAAGAATGAAACCAAGTGAGATTGAGAGGAATATGTACTGGACAGGTCAAAATATGAATAAGATCTAAATAAGCTTTTTAACCTGAATGTTAGAGGAATCCATATTACTTATTAGACAACAGTATGTACGAATTAatgataaatcaaaattaaaatagccaACTCAAAATCTTAATATACGAACTACATTCATAATCCCTTAACTTCCAATTATGAAAAATCCAATACTTTGGACTTAAGCTATAAATGTTTTTCTTAGTATTATCTGCTCCTCCTTTACCCAAAACATATAAAAGGCAACATAGAAACAAAGAACCTCACTCGAGTATAGAAATGGATTTTTGGTACAAAAGCATTAATGCCTATTTTgattagttttattttcaactaAAAAAAGTAATCGTGTTAGTAAAAAGTCTTTTTCCCCAAAAGTCACCCAAATGCCTCCACTCAAATTAAAGTctgtgtataaaaaatatatcaggAATCTAGTTAAGCTCAAACTTGCAAAATTTAGAAGAGGTATGGTGAGATATGCAAAAATAAATACACAACTCTAAAGCTAAATATGTTAATGAAGGCATACCTGTTCCAAAGATAACCGACATGATCACAAATACAATCTTGAACAAATCTACACATCTTTGGTAATTGGGGGGAAATAATGGATGTTGCCAATCGCTGGTTTCAGACCCTAAACAAATAATATTGAGGTTAATGAAATCTCTGCTAACTCGTATCTCTGAATTTGTATTTCttaaatttacttataaaataaagcTTTTCTTTTTGCGTACAAATTTGATGCGTGGAAAGCAAAAGTATGAGAATTTTAGAAACAATTTAGTCCTCACCTGGAGATTTTGTTTCCGCTTCATTATTTGTAGCAGTCTTTTTCGATGCTTCGAGGTCTCTTTCTGTTCCACCATGCGGCAAAATTTTACGTAGAAAATGTGTCAAGGGCGTGGTCACTGGATACATGACAAACGAATCAAATCACGATTACAGTAGGAACTTGTGGTTGTTAAATGATGTTTATTAAGGCAAAAAGGGATTCGTTTATACTTCTTACATACCAACTTTTACCACCGTCAAAAGATCCGTACATGTCTCGAAATTTTTCGGATAACTGAAATTTTCTTCTTCAGTTATTGGAAGTTGGTCCTCAGTAGGGTGTGGTTCTGGTTCTGTGAGTTTCTTCACGATTATAGCTTCCAAATAAACAACACATACATTAATATTATCAGTAATAACGtcgtatatatatgtataaagtGAAATTTGGTATTAATATCTCACCCTTATAAACAATTCTTTCAAACCGTCCCAAGTGGCAACCACTCTTGAAAACAGAAGGCTTGTTTGCCAGGAGATGAAGAGGAGTTAACCCACTCTCGTTCACTAAGTTTACAAGATCTCCgtataaatgaattatttggaATGCCAAATCTGTCAAATTAATTAGTCATCagctaaaattaattatcagaTCGGAAAGTTcaatttattagattaaaagaaAGTTTAGAAGGACTTACCAAAATAATCTCCGGCAATGGCAGAATGAAGAATTGTGTCACCATCATATCTTCTACAGTAGCTGTAGCGGTCGGTGTTGTCAGAGGTATATCGATAATGAAGGAAAAGGAAAGCTTCTTTTCTGCCATGGAGAGCAGCCAGAAAGAGAGGTGTCTCGCCATCAACATTGCGCATACTCAGCAACGAAGCCTCATCTGAAGCAATGTACTCACACATTTTCCTGCTCCCGATCGAAGCCGCAAAGTGCAAGGCCGTGTTGTCTCTCTCGTTCTTGATTCTCAGTGCCTCACGTTCACCCTTTTCCTTGTCACGAATAAGCGCCACCAGTTTTTTCACGATGTCGCATTGGCGGTCGTTGACGGCGACATGCAATGCAGTGTCACCTGTCCTCGTTATTTTTGCTGTTTGAGCCTTCTTGTCCTTCTCGTACGTTGCCACCACTTCCGTCCACTCACCGTGCATGCAAAGTTTGAACAACCGCTTGCTTGTTTCTTCTATGTCCTCACTCGCTATACCATCTCCCTTTTCCGCCATTATCACATCACCCATTGATACTTTCTCACCTTCTCAAATCTAAACCACTTCTTATTCATCTTAGCGACAACTATACAACTATATATATGTGCGATCGCGTAATGTAGGGGCTGGGCtgctaatttttctttttctcttttttggcTTTCATACCAAGTTATTCCGACAGAGAGTGACTGGCACGATAAATCATTTTATCTGTGTAAATGTCAACTAACTTTCCCTTCGTTTTCTCCCAAAGCTACAGAATATGGCGGAGTTATGATAATCACTTTCGACTACAAAACTGGGAGAGAGTGAGACAGGTGAATTAATTTACTTgattttttagattatattcatatttttcatgcaaattaaataatgaaaaaaattgacaattataatgatattttagaagaaGTGTTATAGGTGGTTGTGCATTTTTTGACTACTAAAAAAGGCCAAACTTGAGATGTGTTTTGTTTTGgaattttgattgaatttacTTTAAGAAGCAGTGATTAAGAATGCAGTGGATGGTTGTGGTGGGTATCGGTGCTGTGTTTCCTCTCTAAGCAAAGTCATTAATTTACTTTGGGAAAACGTGTTACACGGACACCAACTTTACCCCTCAGGGATTGGTTTGGCAAAGGAAGAAGGGGAGAATAAATACATTGATCCATGGATTGAACCGGTATTACATCGATCCctgaatatatttaaaagattttaaaagtctGCCGACTATCTTTAGCAGAATAAATACCGAAAAATCTCAATTAAATTGGATAAGAAACAGTTAACATTATGTAAACAAACACCGAAATATCCATTTCTTTTGTGTAGTCTGTAAATGGAAGGTCAATCTCAAGTTCCATATATGGAAAATTAGATTACATGCAGCATTATTTTAGCTCTGCAATAATCTGGCCGTACAGCTAATGTAGAGTGGTTTTGAATCCACGCTGTGGTACTTTCTTAAAAGTAGCCAATATGAGATCGATGTAGAGTGGAAACTGGGCCAAGGCAAAAAGTGTCACTGGCAGGCACGTCACGGCATAGACAGGGAATGCAACTGATTTGAGTTTGTCCTTTAGGATAAAGAAGTGACCAGCACAGAAACAGACCATCATAGACGTAATGGACATGAACAACGATGTCAAACCCACGATAAGCTTCCTGGGAAGATTTTTACCGAAATCACGCTCTTGATACCGAGATGTGAGTATAGAGAGGAACATCACCAGTGAGGTAACAGAACAGCAAAGAGCAATGAGAGATGCGATGGCAAAGGCTTTAAATTCTGGCCTGTTTTCAAGAGTTGGGGAGCCGGTGTCGTCTTTGAAGTCACCGGGGACAGTGGTGGATGTGGAAAATGCCACTGTAGCTATCAGCGCTGCTACCAAGGAGCAAGATTCAGAGGTTTTTTTCAGCCATTCTCCACCACTCTTGAGAAGCTCCCTGTGAGTCTCGCTGAAGATATCTCTTGGTGTCTTGTTTTTATCGTTGTACCGACTAAAGAAATGAGGTCGCATCGATTCCTTAACAAACTGCATCACATCATGAGAGGGAGAGCAAGTAGTTTGAGTCACCAGAAAATGTAAATCATTTTACGGAATAATTAATGATATGTAAGCGTACCAGGTACCACTTGATTTCCCAATGCATTTGCAGCGCTTCGCCAGGAATGAGCCAGGGTTTATACTCTCCAAGCTTGGCTGCCAAGTGCAAAGCACTGTTTCCTTCGTTATCCACTTTATCGAATATACTCTCCTTCTGACTTTTCTTCTTGAGCAATAAGTCATATAAGTAGGTTTGCCTGTTCTCCACTGCCAATA
Protein-coding sequences here:
- the LOC108343301 gene encoding uncharacterized protein LOC108343301 isoform X1, yielding MGDVIMAEKGDGIASEDIEETSKRLFKLCMHGEWTEVVATYEKDKKAQTAKITRTGDTALHVAVNDRQCDIVKKLVALIRDKEKGEREALRIKNERDNTALHFAASIGSRKMCEYIASDEASLLSMRNVDGETPLFLAALHGRKEAFLFLHYRYTSDNTDRYSYCRRYDGDTILHSAIAGDYFDLAFQIIHLYGDLVNLVNESGLTPLHLLANKPSVFKSGCHLGRFERIVYKAIIVKKLTEPEPHPTEDQLPITEEENFSYPKNFETCTDLLTVVKVVTTPLTHFLRKILPHGGTERDLEASKKTATNNEAETKSPGSETSDWQHPLFPPNYQRCVDLFKIVFVIMSVIFGTGSANIKRITRRKEKHVWSAQIVDVLLAKASTYEYADDGSVPEQKLENKDHHTNPYCFDEWGNVTWDRNTEDKQQKNGNEKINMEEKVRETPILIAAKNGVTEMVEKIMESFPVAVHDMDANKKNIVLLAVENRQTYLYDLLLKKKNLKESIFGSVDNEGNSALHLAAKLGDYKPWLFPGEALQMHWEIKWYLFVKETMQPHFFRRYNRKNKTPRDIFSETHRDLLKSGGEWLKKTSESCSVVAALIATVAFSTSTTVPGDFKDDIGTPTLGYRPEFKVFAISSLIALCCSVTSMVIFLSILTSRYQERDFGKILPRKLILGLTSLFMSITSIMVCFCVGHFFILEGKLKSVAFPVYAVTCLPVTLFALAQFPLYIDLILATLKKVPQRGYKTPLQ
- the LOC108343301 gene encoding uncharacterized protein LOC108343301 isoform X2, whose translation is MGDVIMAEKGDGIASEDIEETSKRLFKLCMHGEWTEVVATYEKDKKAQTAKITRTGDTALHVAVNDRQCDIVKKLVALIRDKEKGEREALRIKNERDNTALHFAASIGSRKMCEYIASDEASLLSMRNVDGETPLFLAALHGRKEAFLFLHYRYTSDNTDRYSYCRRYDGDTILHSAIAGDYFDLAFQIIHLYGDLVNLVNESGLTPLHLLANKPSVFKSGCHLGRFERIVYKAIIVKKLTEPEPHPTEDQLPITEEENFSYPKNFETCTDLLTVVKVVTTPLTHFLRKILPHGGTERDLEASKKTATNNEAETKSPGSETSDWQHPLFPPNYQRCVDLFKIVFVIMSVIFGTGSANIKRITRRKEKHVWSAQIVDVLLAKASTYEYADDGSVPEQKLENKDHHTNPYCFDEWGNVTWDRNTEDKQQKNGNEKINMEEKVRETPILIAAKNGVTEMVEKIMESFPVAVHDMDANKKNIVLLAVENRQTYLYDLLLKKKNLKESIFGSVDNEGNSALHLAAKLGDYKPWLFPGEALQMHWEIKWYLGTHFYVITEIGIMHR